One window of Oncorhynchus masou masou isolate Uvic2021 chromosome 28, UVic_Omas_1.1, whole genome shotgun sequence genomic DNA carries:
- the LOC135516958 gene encoding homeobox protein Hox-A3a-like, which produces MADWKVPVSFNPSYHAFAYGLVYQPGAEQNHPNFSSWTEATYNSGVSASYYSQAQPQHQSPSWSNELNNAGTSNGQYPGSVVCLSDPHSHTQSGRLFISNNRVPHDPQTVTERPSSDTQSDSETHTSPESLSSVNDREEYNPQANHTTWVRNELETASGSPNSNEHVSSSHPEEFRSPHVMGSEDCTLRSLPPSSPEKVDKNIPKQKARTAFSTGQMDALTHRFNMQKYLTPAEMKTLARLTGLTYKQVKTWFQNRRMKLKRHQKDDSWASPGYPIPGYPIPGYPNMPQRPQFQGKPQAQIQDHTIAQQLRETMLRSPQHNLPYYAVGYPRLSSPPLPPARPSGIWPLPPAVTHHEYPNGYSTVSANHYTSINSDDWKGMSPMHKSSQ; this is translated from the exons ATGGCAGACTGGAAGGTACCAGTGAGCTTCAACCCATCCTACCACGCTTTTGCCTATGGTCTCGTGTACCAACCAGGGGCTGAGCAAAACCATCCTAACTTCTCCAGCTGGACAGAGGCCACATACAACTCTGGGGTCAGCGCCAGCTACTACTCGCAAGCGCAGCCACAGCATCAATCACCATCCTGGAGTAACGAACTAAACAATGCTGGCACGAGCAATGGCCAATACCCGGGTTCTGTGGTATGTCTTAGTGACCCTCACAGCCATACCCAGAGTGGCCGCCTCTTCATTTCCAACAACCGGGTTCCGCATGATCCGCAAACGGTGACCGAGCGGCCAAGTAGCGACACCCAGAGCGACTCAGAGACCCACACCTCACCAG AGTCTTTGAGTTCAGTGAACGACCGAGAGGAGTACAATCCGCAAGCCAACCATACCACCTGGGTGAGAAATGAGTTGGAGACAGCCAGTGGAAGCCCAAATAGCAATGAGCATGTATCCAGTTCGCATCCAGAGGAGTTTCGAAGTCCACACGTTATGGGGAGTGAGGACTGCACCCTGCGGTCATTGCCCCCTTCTTCCCCAGAGAAAGTGGACAAGAATATCCCCAAACAAAAAGCTCGAACTGCTTTCTCAACAGGCCAAATGGATGCCCTTACTCATAGGTTTAACATGCAGAAGTACCTCACCCCTGCTGAGATGAAGACCCTGGCTAGACTGACTGGGCTTACTTACAAACAG GTAAAAACATGGTTCCAGAATCGCAGGATGAAACTGAAAAGGCACCAGAAAGATGACAGCTGGGCATCACCTGGCTACCCCATCCCTGGCTACCCCATTCCTGGCTACCCCAACATGCCACAGCGCCCCCAG TTTCAGGGCAAACCCCAAGCACAGATCCAGGACCACACCATTGCTCAACAGCTTCGAGAGACCATGTTAAGGAGTCCTCAACATAACCTGCCTTACTATGCTGTTGGGTATCCTCGGCTATCCTCTCCCCCCCTGCCCCCTGCAAGGCCCTCGGGCATCTGGCCCCTGCCCCCAGCTGTGACCCACCATGAGTACCCCAATGGCTACAGCACGGTCAGTGCAAACCACTATACTAGCATCAACAGTGATGACTGGAAAGGCATGAGCCCCATGCACAAGTCTAGCCAATAA